A genome region from Pangasianodon hypophthalmus isolate fPanHyp1 chromosome 11, fPanHyp1.pri, whole genome shotgun sequence includes the following:
- the kiaa0895l gene encoding microtubule-associated tyrosine carboxypeptidase isoform X2 — MSVRPFSSRTISTSPSLSTRHPSLLVSWRSIKKDLDSFFPRYLDIPERETIPPLNPTRIFSQAVKIMECVLRKFGTYENFEEVTGGSVLPKSRVWATVRKYLQKEGCVGEVVVSLSDELLSQAVMMVESCRPTLTINLSGARQHWLEGMLRHEIGTHYLRGVNNSMQPWANAVGRKQFGLKPANPTEEGLASIHSVLLRKQPFLWRAALLYYTVYHAANMSFSQLFSYIARFVQDPAVRWEYCLRAKRGQTDTSKPGCFSKDQVYLDGILRILRHRRNIDFKMLTSLGKVSYEDVERLRHLAVLRRTRIPHFMQDQERYLQQLDHIVVTNELNDAELQELIP; from the exons ATGAGCGTCAGACCTTTTTCCAGTCGGACTATAAGTACGAGCCCCAGTTTGAGTACGCGTCACCCGAGCCTGTTAGTGTCCTGGAGAAGTATAAAGAAGGATCTGGACTCTTTCTTTCCCAG ATACCTTGACATACCAGAAAGAGAAACCATTCCACCCCTGAATCCCACTCGCATCTTTTCCCAGGCAGTTAAAATCATGGAGTGTGTCCTGAGGAAGTTCGGCACCTACGAGAACTTTGAAGAAGTCACCGGAGGAAGTGTGTTGCCCAAGAGTCGAGTGTGGGCGACGGTGCGCAAGTACTTACAGAAAGAGGGCTGTGTGggtgag GTGGTGGTGTCTCTGTCTGATGAGCTCCTGTCTCAGGCCGTGATGATGGTGGAGAGCTGCAGGCCGACCTTAACCATAAACCTGTCAGGAGCACGGCAGCACTGGCTGGAAGGGATGCTAAGACACGAGATCG GTACACATTACTTACGCGGCGTGAATAACAGCATGCAGCCGTGGGCCAATGCCGTCGGAAGGAAGCAGTTTGGACTGAAGCCAGCCAATCCTACAGAGGAGGGACTGGCCAGCATTCACAGCGTGCTGTTGCGGAAGCAGCCCTTCTTGTGGCGAGCTGCTCTCCTCTACTACACCGTGTACCATGCAGCCAACATGAGCTTCAGCCAACTGTTCAGCTATATCGCTCGCTTCGTCCAGGACCCCGCGGTACGCTGGGAGTACTGCCTCCGTGCCAAACGGGGACAAACGGACACCTCAAAACCAG GCTGTTTCAGTAAAGATCAAGTCTACCTGGATGGGATCCTAAGGATTTTACGCCACAGGAGAAACATCGATTTCAAGATGTTAACCTCGCTGGGCAAg GTGTCCTATGAAGATGTGGAAAGGCTTCGTCATCTTGCGGTCCTGCGGAGAACCAGGATCCCGCACTTCATGCAAGACCAAGAACGTTACCTGCAACAGCTGGACCACATCGTCGTGACTAATGAACTGAACGATGCTGAGCTACAAGAGCTCATTCCATGA
- the kiaa0895l gene encoding microtubule-associated tyrosine carboxypeptidase isoform X1: MVLDLSENCVERADGEDMEATREDFQEPEPNIEKPKPVPVRARISNITQRDRLHHNGPCSTPMEQRVQGAEGGNGKTEKLDLPMKRTELRRPLSLEIKPQRVKANNQCERKVVQPPWRYGAPSPPTRSLTSPSLGPGGWMRRSESTCTVNSTVQPRASRGRMRPATSLPHIARGLVAAPVPTPSTPRGPCLLVALRPTNLEHERQTFFQSDYKYEPQFEYASPEPVSVLEKYKEGSGLFLSQAVKIMECVLRKFGTYENFEEVTGGSVLPKSRVWATVRKYLQKEGCVGEVVVSLSDELLSQAVMMVESCRPTLTINLSGARQHWLEGMLRHEIGTHYLRGVNNSMQPWANAVGRKQFGLKPANPTEEGLASIHSVLLRKQPFLWRAALLYYTVYHAANMSFSQLFSYIARFVQDPAVRWEYCLRAKRGQTDTSKPGCFSKDQVYLDGILRILRHRRNIDFKMLTSLGKVSYEDVERLRHLAVLRRTRIPHFMQDQERYLQQLDHIVVTNELNDAELQELIP, encoded by the exons ATGGTGCTAGATCTGAGTGAGAACTGTGTGGAGAGGGCTGATGGGGAGGACATGGAGGCCACTCGGGAAGATTTTCAAGAGCCAGAGCCCAATATAGAAAAACCCAAACCGGTCCCGGTCCGAGCAAGAATCAGCAATATCACCCAGAGGGACAGGCTGCACCACAACGGGCCCTGTAGCACACCAATGGAGCAGAGGGTGCAAGGAGCAGAAGGAGGAAATGGAAAAACTGAGAAATTGGACTTACCCATGAAGAGGACAGAACTTCGAAGGCCACTCAGTCTGGAGATCAAACCGCAGCGTGTTAAGGcgaataatcagtgtgaaaggAAAGTGGTGCAGCCTCCATGGCGATACGGTGCACCCTCTCCTCCCACGCGAAGCCTCACAAGCCCCAGTTTGGGACCCGGAGGCTGGATGCGGCGTAGTGAAAGTACATGTACTGTAAACTCCACGGTGCAACCTAGAGCCAGCAGAGGGCGAATGCGGCCGGCTACATCCCTGCCGCACATTGCCCGGGGGCTTGTGGCTGCACCAGTACCCACACCTTCTACACCACGTGGGCCCTGTTTACTCGTGGCTCTGAGGCCCACAAATCTCGAACATGAGCGTCAGACCTTTTTCCAGTCGGACTATAAGTACGAGCCCCAGTTTGAGTACGCGTCACCCGAGCCTGTTAGTGTCCTGGAGAAGTATAAAGAAGGATCTGGACTCTTTCTTTCCCAG GCAGTTAAAATCATGGAGTGTGTCCTGAGGAAGTTCGGCACCTACGAGAACTTTGAAGAAGTCACCGGAGGAAGTGTGTTGCCCAAGAGTCGAGTGTGGGCGACGGTGCGCAAGTACTTACAGAAAGAGGGCTGTGTGggtgag GTGGTGGTGTCTCTGTCTGATGAGCTCCTGTCTCAGGCCGTGATGATGGTGGAGAGCTGCAGGCCGACCTTAACCATAAACCTGTCAGGAGCACGGCAGCACTGGCTGGAAGGGATGCTAAGACACGAGATCG GTACACATTACTTACGCGGCGTGAATAACAGCATGCAGCCGTGGGCCAATGCCGTCGGAAGGAAGCAGTTTGGACTGAAGCCAGCCAATCCTACAGAGGAGGGACTGGCCAGCATTCACAGCGTGCTGTTGCGGAAGCAGCCCTTCTTGTGGCGAGCTGCTCTCCTCTACTACACCGTGTACCATGCAGCCAACATGAGCTTCAGCCAACTGTTCAGCTATATCGCTCGCTTCGTCCAGGACCCCGCGGTACGCTGGGAGTACTGCCTCCGTGCCAAACGGGGACAAACGGACACCTCAAAACCAG GCTGTTTCAGTAAAGATCAAGTCTACCTGGATGGGATCCTAAGGATTTTACGCCACAGGAGAAACATCGATTTCAAGATGTTAACCTCGCTGGGCAAg GTGTCCTATGAAGATGTGGAAAGGCTTCGTCATCTTGCGGTCCTGCGGAGAACCAGGATCCCGCACTTCATGCAAGACCAAGAACGTTACCTGCAACAGCTGGACCACATCGTCGTGACTAATGAACTGAACGATGCTGAGCTACAAGAGCTCATTCCATGA
- the nqo1 gene encoding NAD(P)H dehydrogenase [quinone] 1 isoform X1: MADKTVLIVYAHQSPKSFNCAVKDTTVKALTDQGCKVIVSDLYAMKFRAVATADDVKGKLKNPQHFLYNEETMLAWKEGRLSDDIKEEHRKLEQADLVIFQFPLYWFSVPAIMKGWIDRVLTLGFAYTLQNLYDNGMFKKKKAMLSFTTGGMESMYLPDGLNGDINVSLWPLQSGVLRFCGFQVLAPQIFWSPAHTPADARAALLEVWKTRLQGLLDEKPLSFAPTGFFDLNFQAGFRLRSEVKEEFASKPYGLTTAHHLGKPLPPNNQTKAE, translated from the exons ATGG CAGATAAGACGGTGCTGATTGTGTATGCACATCAGAGTCCGAAGTCTTTTAACTGTGCGGTGAAGGATACGACTGTGAAGGCTCTCACCGATCAGGGCTGTAAGGTCATCGTGTCGGATCTCTATGCCATGAAATTCCGAGCTGTAGCAACAGCAGATGATGTCAAAG GTAAGCTGAAGAACCCTCAACACTTCCTCTACAACGAGGAGACCATGCTCGCCTGGAAGGAGGGCAGACTGAGTGATGACATCAAAGAAGAGCACCGTAAACTGGAGCAAGCTGACCTTGTCATCTTCCAG TTTCCACTTTACTGGTTCAGTGTCCCTGCTATAATGAAAGGCTGGATAGACCGAGTGCTGACTCTGGGATTCGCCTACACTCTGCAGAACCTCTACGACAACGGCATGTTCAAG aaGAAAAAGGCCATGTTGTCATTCACTACTGGAGGAATGGAGTCCATGTACCTGCCAGACGGCCTCAATGGAGATATCAATGTTTCTCTGTGGCCCTTACAg AGTGGAGTTCTGCGCTTCTGTGGTTTTCAGGTTCTGGCCCCGCAGATCTTCTGGAGTCCTGCGCACACTCCTGCTGATGCGAGAGCGGCCTTGTTGGAGGTGTGGAAAACCAGACTTCAAGGACTGCTGGATGAAAAGCCTCTGTCCTTTGCACCCACCGGGTTCTTTGATCTCAACTTCCAGGCAGGGTTCAGACTCCGGTCAGAGGTGAAGGAGGAGTTTGCCTCTAAACCATACGGCCTGACCACAGCACACCACCTGGGAAAACCGCTTCCTCCAAACAACCAGACCAAGGCTGAATAA
- the nqo1 gene encoding NAD(P)H dehydrogenase [quinone] 1 isoform X2 → MDKTVLIVYAHQSPKSFNCAVKDTTVKALTDQGCKVIVSDLYAMKFRAVATADDVKGKLKNPQHFLYNEETMLAWKEGRLSDDIKEEHRKLEQADLVIFQFPLYWFSVPAIMKGWIDRVLTLGFAYTLQNLYDNGMFKKKKAMLSFTTGGMESMYLPDGLNGDINVSLWPLQSGVLRFCGFQVLAPQIFWSPAHTPADARAALLEVWKTRLQGLLDEKPLSFAPTGFFDLNFQAGFRLRSEVKEEFASKPYGLTTAHHLGKPLPPNNQTKAE, encoded by the exons ATGG ATAAGACGGTGCTGATTGTGTATGCACATCAGAGTCCGAAGTCTTTTAACTGTGCGGTGAAGGATACGACTGTGAAGGCTCTCACCGATCAGGGCTGTAAGGTCATCGTGTCGGATCTCTATGCCATGAAATTCCGAGCTGTAGCAACAGCAGATGATGTCAAAG GTAAGCTGAAGAACCCTCAACACTTCCTCTACAACGAGGAGACCATGCTCGCCTGGAAGGAGGGCAGACTGAGTGATGACATCAAAGAAGAGCACCGTAAACTGGAGCAAGCTGACCTTGTCATCTTCCAG TTTCCACTTTACTGGTTCAGTGTCCCTGCTATAATGAAAGGCTGGATAGACCGAGTGCTGACTCTGGGATTCGCCTACACTCTGCAGAACCTCTACGACAACGGCATGTTCAAG aaGAAAAAGGCCATGTTGTCATTCACTACTGGAGGAATGGAGTCCATGTACCTGCCAGACGGCCTCAATGGAGATATCAATGTTTCTCTGTGGCCCTTACAg AGTGGAGTTCTGCGCTTCTGTGGTTTTCAGGTTCTGGCCCCGCAGATCTTCTGGAGTCCTGCGCACACTCCTGCTGATGCGAGAGCGGCCTTGTTGGAGGTGTGGAAAACCAGACTTCAAGGACTGCTGGATGAAAAGCCTCTGTCCTTTGCACCCACCGGGTTCTTTGATCTCAACTTCCAGGCAGGGTTCAGACTCCGGTCAGAGGTGAAGGAGGAGTTTGCCTCTAAACCATACGGCCTGACCACAGCACACCACCTGGGAAAACCGCTTCCTCCAAACAACCAGACCAAGGCTGAATAA
- the LOC113536403 gene encoding zinc finger protein 319: protein MYSGRMTEAWQQQHAVAPPPVAHPLLQGAENPLGSAVYGIVLPADPALQQSQHGQHGQQHPVPAQQPSLQVGSEGGHKCGACGHDISHLANPHEHQCMVSQDRSFQCTQCMKIFSQATDLLEHQCVQVEQKPFVCGVCKMGFSLLTSLAQHHNEHSNGNNPMKCSICEKTYRPDSSSSNPQQPSTGETSSSGAAMGSSSSTDFQNSDRPYKCSVCSKAFRHLSELSRHERVHTGEKPYKCNTCEKSFSQASHLAHHQRTHSADRPYKCAVCDKTFKHRQHLVRHMYAHSGEHLFKCNLCELHFKESSELLHHQCQPAGERPFRCATCGKTFKRPSDLRQHERTHSEERPFQCEECQMSFKQQYALVRHRRTHKNPAERPFKCNQCDKGFLQPSHLLYHQHVHGIENLFKCAACQKGFRQSGELLRHKCGESGSGSNAPEKPYKCDVCGKGYKKSSTLQRHQNSHCTEKPLKCSLCGRRFQSSSDFVQHHCDPAREKPMKCSDCERRFKYSSELQRHRRVHTGEKPFKCPTCDKGFKQREHLAKHGIVHSREAQFKCVWCGECFGELGALQEHTVQHTAEGGGYPVAPCIQ, encoded by the coding sequence ATGTACAGCGGAAGGATGACCGAGGCATGGCAGCAGCAGCATGCAGTGGCCCCTCCTCCTGTTGCACATCCTCTTCTTCAAGGGGCCGAAAATCCCCTCGGTAGTGCCGTGTATGGGATCGTCCTTCCGGCGGACCCTGCTTTACAGCAGTCGCAGCATGGTCAGCACGGCCAGCAGCACCCCGTGCCTGCTCAACAGCCGTCCCTGCAAGTCGGGAGCGAGGGCGGGCACAAATGTGGAGCGTGCGGCCATGATATATCTCACCTGGCGAACCCACATGAGCACCAGTGCATGGTGAGCCAGGACCGCTCTTTTCAGTGCACACAGTGCATGAAGATCTTCAGTCAGGCCACTGATTTGctggagcatcagtgtgtcCAGGTAGAGCAGAAACCGTTTGTCTGCGGCGTGTGCAAAATGGGATTTTCCCTTCTCACTTCTCTGGCGCAACATCACAACGAGCATTCGAATGGCAACAACCCTATGAAATGCTCCATCTGTGAGAAAACCTACAGGCCAGATTCTTCCTCCTCAAACCCCCAGCAGCCATCTACAGGCGAGACCTCCAGCAGTGGAGCAGCAATGGGCTCGTCTTCGTCCACTGATTTTCAAAACTCCGACAGGCCCTACAAGTGTTCGGTGTGCTCGAAGGCTTTCCGACACCTGTCTGAGCTCTCGCGGCATGAGCGAGTGCACACGGGCGAGAAGCCTTACAAGTGCAACACCTGTGAGAAGAGCTTCAGCCAGGCGTCTCACCTGGCGCACCACCAGCGCACTCATAGTGCTGACCGCCCTTACAAATGTGCTGTCTGCGATAAGACCTTCAAGCACCGGCAGCACCTCGTGCGCCACATGTACGCCCATTCCGGCGAGCACCTGTTCAAGTGCAACTTGTGTGAACTGCACTTCAAGGAATCGTCCGAGCTGCTGCACCACCAGTGCCAACCCGCGGGCGAACGACCCTTCCGTTGCGCGACGTGCGGGAAGACCTTCAAGCGGCCGTCGGACCTCCGGCAGCATGAGCGTACCCACTCCGAAGAAAGACCGTTCCAATGTGAAGAGTGCCAGATGAGTTTCAAGCAGCAGTACGCCCTCGTTCGACACCGTCGCACTCACAAAAACCCAGCAGAGCGCCCTTTCAAGTGCAACCAGTGTGACAAGGGCTTCCTGCAACCGTCCCACCTTCTGTACCACCAGCATGTCCATGGAATCGAGAACCTGTTCAAGTGCGCCGCTTGTCAGAAGGGCTTCAGACAGTCTGGGGAGCTGCTCAGGCACAAGTGTGGAGAATCCGGCTCGGGCTCTAACGCACCCGAAAAACCGTACAAGTGCGACGTGTGCGGCAAGGGCTATAAAAAGTCGTCCACCCTTCAGCGACACCAGAACTCCCATTGCACCGAGAAGCCCCTCAAATGCTCCTTGTGTGGTCGCCGCTTTCAGTCGTCGTCCGATTTCGTCCAGCATCACTGTGATCCCGCCCGCGAGAAACCAATGAAGTGTTCGGACTGCGAGAGGCGCTTTAAATATTCATCGGAGCTCCAGAGACATCGCCGCGTTCATACGGGGGAGAAACCTTTCAAGTGCCCAACCTGCGACAAGGGATTCAAGCAGCGAGAGCACCTGGCCAAACATGGCATCGTCCATTCACGGGAAGCCCagtttaagtgtgtgtggtgtggggAGTGCTTTGGGGAGCTGGGGGCTCTTCAGGAGCACACAGTCCAACACACTGCAGAAGGAGGAGGCTATCCAGTAGCCCCGTGCATACAGTAG
- the csnk2a2a gene encoding casein kinase 2, alpha prime polypeptide a has translation MPAMPGPAASKARVYADVNTLKSKDYWDYEAHVPSWSNQDDYQLVRKLGRGKYSEVFEAININSNDRVVVKILKPVKKKKIKREIKILENLRGGTNIIRLVDTVKDPVSRTPALVFECINNTDFKDLYQRLTDFDIRFYLYELLKALNYSHSMGIMHRDVKPHNVMIDHQMRKLRLIDWGLAEFYHPAQEYNVRVASRSYKGPELLVDYQMYDYSLDMWSLGCMLASMIFQKEPFFHGQDNYDQLVRIAKVLGTEELYSYLNKYHIELDTRFKDLLGQQTRKRWEHFVQPENQHLVSPEALDLLDKLLRYDHQQRLTAQEAMEHPYFYPVLKGQSLSNSDGTLAISSSTAT, from the exons ATGCCCGCCATGCCTGGTCCGGCGGCCAGCAAAGCGCGGGTGTACGCTGATGTGAACACTCTGAAGAGCAAGGATTACTGGGACTATGAAGCACACGTGCCTAGCTGGAG CAACCAAGATGATTACCAGTTGGTCCGGAAGCTTGGAAGAGGCAAATATAGCGAAGTGTTCGAAGCCATCAACATCAACAGCAATGACAGAGTGGTGGTGAAAATACTCAAG CCagtcaagaagaagaagattaagCGTGAGATCAAAATCCTGGAAAACTTAAGAGGAGGAACCAACATAATTCGCCTTGTGGATACAGTCAAGGATCCTGTG TCCAGAACACCAGCTCTTGTCTTTGAGTGCATCAATAACACAGATTTCaag gATCTCTATCAGAGATTAACAGATTTTGATATTCGTTTCTACTTGTATGAACTTCTAAAG GCTCTGAATTACTCTCACAGCATGGGAATCATGCATCGGGATGTAAAGCCACATAACGTGATGATAGATCACCAAATGAGAAAG ctgcgCCTGATAGACTGGGGTCTTGCCGAGTTCTATCATCCTGCACAAGAATATAATGTAAGGGTGGCTTCGAGATCATACAAGGGACCAGAGCTGCTGGTTGATTATCAG ATGTATGATTACAGTTTAGATATGTGGAGCCTGGGCTGCATGCTGGCCAGTATGATTTTTCAGAAAGAGCCCTTTTTCCATGGCCAGGACAATTATGACCAG CTTGTTCGTATTGCTAAGGTCCTCGGGACGGAAGAGCTTTACAGCTACCTTAATAAGTATCACATTGAACTGGACACACGTTTCAAAGACCTGCTCGGACA GCAAACGCGAAAGCGCTGGGAGCACTTTGTTCAGCCGGAGAATCAGCACTTGGTGAGCCCCGAAGCTCTGGACTTGCTGGATAAGCTGCTGCGTTATGACCATCAACAGAGACTGACTGCCCAGGAGGCCATGGAACACCCCTACTTCT ATCCTGTGCTGAAGGGACAGTCTCTCTCAAACTCAGATGGCACCCTGGCAATAAGCAGTTCGACTGCAACATGA